The Edaphobacter flagellatus sequence TTGTCGACAAAAAGCTGCACCGTTCCCGTCGGCGTCGTCGTGGACGATCCAGCGCTCGCAACCGTCACGTTGAAGCTGTAGTTATTCGTCGTCAGCCCGCAGGTGGCCGCAGTCGCAGTCAGAGTCGTTGTCGATGATTGTGTTGTCGTCACCGCGGCCGTTGGCGTCACCAGCGACCAATACTGCACCAGGTTCGCCACATCCAGCGAGCCCAGTCCCGAGGCCTGATCGTAGCCCTGCCCAGCCGAAAAGCCGATCGAGCCACCGTTCTGGCAGTTCGGCGTTCCCTGAATGCAGGCAATCGAATTGTTGCCCGACGTAATGTCATGGAAAACGTTGTTGTAATACTGGCTGTTCAGGATGCCATAGAGCTTCGGATTAATGTTTCCGAGACCGCCGGTCCCGAGCTTCTGCTCAAGCAGAGCCAGCATGCCCGCAAACGAGGGAGCGGCTGCCGAGGTTCCACCGACAATATTGAAGACGCCGGAAGCGTTGGTAAACCCGTTCGAGCACGACCCTTGCGAGCAGACGATATAGCCATCATGCGACGCTGCTGCTGCTAAGGAAATATCGGGAACATCACGCGATGAATCGGCTGGAACTCCAGTGCCTGTCTGCCAGGAAGGCTTCGAGAAGAAAGCGCTCGCACCGCCTCCGCCCGAACCGCCGGCCGTAAGCCCCGTGCTGCTTGAGGACTCATTCCACGGGGATTCGGGAATATAGCTCTTCGCCGAACCGGCATAACTGTTCGTCCCATTCGATGTATTCGACGAATTCCAGTAGGCACTTGCGTTGCTGACGTCACCGGAGAACATCGTTCCACCGGCCGCTGTCGCAAACGGCGAACTGGACGGGAAGTCCACCGCAAGCCCGCCACTTGCAAGCCCTGTAGCATCGCAATCGGTCGCACCCGCATCTCCTGATGCCACAATGACCGTTGTGCCCTGTGCATTTGCCTGTTGCAAAATCAGGTTAATGCTGTTGATCGAAGACTGCCCCCATGCCGACTCGCAATTGCCATAACTCATCGAGATGATCGGAGCCGCGTTGGTTGAAACTGCATACGACAGAGCATCAACAACAGAAGCTGTGCTGCTCGCACCAACTGTAACAAACTTGATCGTCGCATTCGGAGCGATTGCGCCCGACCACTCCACGTCAAGCTGCGCTTCGGTCACATCGGAGTTAACGATGCCAGTTCTATATCCGGTTGCCGTAACAATGGTTGGCGCATTCGTCGGCAAGCCTGACAAAGAACGGAACGTCGCCACATCTGAGGTGCTGATGTCGGTCTGTCCTACGATGGCAATCGTGATTCCCGAACCATTGATGGACTGCGACAGTAACGGCCCTACATCGTAGATCGTGAAGAAGTCACCAGGTGCTAGATAATGATTTCCTTTCGGCGATGTATACATAGGACGCACAACAGAGTGTGCGCGCGGCTTAAAGTCGTTCAAACCTCTGACGCCTGCAACCAGGCTTGCAATCGCAATCGGAAGCTGCGGATCGGTGACATTCGAGATATGTCCGACACCATCCTCTGAGAACGCATGAATGTTCGTGCTGAAGGCACTTTCGATCTGCCCAACCGTTCCGCTCACCGTTACATAGTTCATACTGGGCGCGACAGAGGTCACCGTCAGCCCTTTGCTCTGCAGCCAGGACTTGACCTTGTTCATATCCGAGCTCGACAAGCCAAACCTCGCGCCAAATTGCTGCGGCGTCAGCCATTTGTGATATTGCGGCGAGTTCGGGTTCTGCTGATCGCTCAGCAGCTGCGTCAAATCGGCCTGCTGAGCATCGGTCAAATTAAAGTAAAGCGTCACCAGCGGCAACGCTGTATTGGCCTCTGCTTCGCCCAGGTCGGTTGCCAACCGGGCTCTCGCAGGAATGGTCTTGTTGATCGTAGCGCGCTCGCCATCCTGGATGGCGGTTTGAATTCGGCTTTGCGACGCTGCATGCAGTTGCTGGCCCAATGAACCAAAAGCCATGAATGCAAGGACTGAGATACGGGAAAACAACCGGCTGCTGATCGACATGTTCTTACTCAACCCAGTTTCTTTAGCGTGAGGCGCTCATTTCGATATCACATGGTGGCTCCCATTACCCGGCAGCCAATATGAAGGAAACACCTGCTTAGACCTAAAATTGGGAAAAAGGTTTCGTTCGTCTGAAACTTCCATCTTCAGGCGCAGGTATAACTTACCTCAAACAGACGAGTTTTGCTCGCAGCGGGACGCACCACATTTTTTGAGGAGATGCATGTCCCGTTATTGAACGGTAACTTGATATTGATCGGTGTGGCGAACCGTATTGACGCCGTCGCTGCCTGCCGTCGTGATGGTGAACGTCAGCGTGCCAAGCGGAGTTCCCGGGTCAGTTATAGTGCCACCGCCGCCACCGCCGCTACCGCTGCTCGTCTTGCCCGTACCACAGCCGAAGTTCGCTGTTACGGCAACCGCAGCAAGCAGCAGAAGCAGCTTCGACCAACCGGCGCGTCTCCTGGGAATGCCAATCCAGAGAAGCGCAGCCAGCGCCGTACCTCCAATCAAATTCCATTGGCTATCGGGGCGTTGATTCTTTGACGTCTGCGTTATTGTTGTCGCCGCCGTTGTCGTAATCTGCAGCGTTGTGCTGCCGCCACCGGTCAGTGTGATTGGGCTGAAGGAACAGGTCGTCTCTGTGTTGGGCGGAGGTGTGCATCCGAAGGTGACCGTACCATTGAAGCCACCTACCATTCCCAGCAGCATGACGGCCTTGCCGGATTGACCGGCCTTCAGCGTAAGGGTTTGAGGAACCTTCGTCAGGGTAAAGTCGGCTATCGTAATCGGCAATGTAGAGGATGTTGCCGCGTTGAAGTTGGCATCACCGTTGTAGATCGCGTAGATACTATGCGATCCGGCGAGAAGACCCGTTGTCGAGAAAACTGCAATCGATTGGTTCGGGCCATTCGGCGTCACGGCCGTGGCCGTACCCAGCTGCACCACCGAACCATTGAAGGTGTCGTAGAAGACAACATTGCCTGTCGGACCGACGGAGTTCGTTGCCGTCGTATAAACGGTTGCAGTCAAAATCAGATTAACGCCAGCAAGCGACTTCGCAGTATTCGAAGTCAACGTCAGCGTCGCTGGCAACAAAATAGGCTGAACGGATTGCGGTGATGATGTGCTCGTATTCCAGTTGGAGTCTCCGCTGTACTTCGCAACAATGCTGTGCTGTACATTGCCGGAGAGCGCCTGACTGGTTGTGGCCTGATTCGTTGCCACCGCGGCTGTCGCAATCAATTTGCCGTTGTCATAAAACGACACGTTACCCGAAAAGCTATAGGTTAGCTTGCCGTTGCCGTTGTTATTGATGACTGCAGTCAAAGTAACCGGTTGGCCCGCCAGCGGAGCAGAAGGCGACAGACTAAGAGTCGTCGTCGTGTTGCCCTTGGTCGTGGTGAAGGTCAGGTTCTTCGGCGACTGGCACTGGAAGTCCTGGTTGCCGGCGCAGGTCACCTGAACTGTATATGCATTCGTCTGCGGAGAAGGGGCATCGATGTTGATGTTTGCCGTAGCGGTATTGCCGCCCGGATTTGGCGAAAGCGTAGCCGAATACACGCTGCCGGTGATGCCCTGGATCTGGGCTGAGACGGTGCCGGATGGCGATCCCGAGGAGTTCGGTAGTGCAACCGTTGCAGTGATCGTCGCGGTGCTTCCATATGGCACGTTCTGCTGCGGCGAGATCACCGCCGTCAGAGTCGCATTCACAATGCTGACGGTGATAACAACATTACTTGTGCTGGCGCTGCCGGCATAGCTTGAGTCTCCCGAATAGGTCGCGGTCACGGAATAAGTGCCCACATCGAGATTACTCACCGTAAAGCTCGCCGTGCCGTTGCTCAATTGCGAGGATCCGATTGTGCCCTGCGCGCTGGTAAACGTAACCGTTCCGGTTGGGTTTGCGGTTGCGTAGGACGACGGCGTGATCGTTGCCTTCAATGTGATCGGCGTGCCATAGCCAACGGCATACTGATCTGCCGTCAATGCTGTCGTTGTGCTGATTGCACCTGTGGCCTTTGGAAAGACCTTGACGAGAGTCTTCAGGTCAACGTTTCCAAGGCCGGTGGAAGACTCCCATGTACCGTTTGCGCCGTCCGTTTGGGTGTAGAGATCCGGTGTCGATGCAAGCGAGTAAAGCGTGGCATTGATGTTTCCCTGCCTGCCATCGCTCTGCTGCTCGATGGTCGTCAGCGCCTTCGTGAAGTCTTCAACCGAACTTGCCGTCAGGTCAGGCGTGTGCCGGAGAGCATCGTTCGGCAGGCCAGGTGCTGCTTGCCATGCCGGACGGGCATCCTCGGGAGTGACCGCACTGACGGGAGCGGTGACGATCGCCGTCGCATCCGCGAGATTTGCCGTCTGCGTGGCGGCAGTCTGATCACATGCGCTTGACGTGACGACGGTGATGCCCTGAGCACTGGCCTGACGAAACAGCGCGCGATAGGCTTCGTACTCGGCGGCAGTCTGTGTTGCCGTACAGTCGCTTGTCGTCAGCGTGAGAATCGGAGAGGTGTTGGCATCAATCGCTGACGCCGCCGCATCAAGCGGATCAGAAGCATCGCTGGAAAGTATCGTCGTCACACCAGCGGACGAGATCGCCGCGACACGTGTCTTCGCACTCGCAGGCATATCGTCCAACCCCGAGACAGCAGCTACCGTGGAAGAGACGGCCAATGGCATCGACGGAAGGTTTGTACTCGCGTATCGCTGGGTACCCGAGACCAGATAGCTGCGAAGCGAGACCGAAAACGCCCGCTGCACGCGATCCGCAGTGCCGGAAACCACAATGCGCATTTTGGCAGGAGAGACTGCATCAACCGACAGTCCCTGCGATGCAAGCCAGGCAGTCGTCGCTGCAAGCTGATCGTCGGTGACGCCATAGCTGGAGGCAAACTGCTGCGGAGTAATCCAATGATGGTACTCGGAGCTGCCAACCTTGGTCTGATTCGCTAGAAGCTGGTCGAGCGCCGCTGCGCGCTCTGGCGTTGGCGCAAGCCGCAGGGTAAGCCGCATCGGCTGCGAGACAGGGAGAACACCAGCATCCACAACATCCGTTCCCTGCTCTATGGAGCTAATCGTACGTGCGGCCACAAGCTGGCGCTGCGCGTGCAGAAACGGCGTCATCATGCCAATAAGCAGAAGTGCCATCGCAAGCGACGGGAAAAAAGCAGGGACTCGGCGATGGACAAAGCGACGCGTAACCATAGGTCTTCCGCATGATGGTTACAAACGTGCTTTAAAAAGACAATGCAAAATCCCGGCCAAAGGAGGTAATGACGCTGATGCTTTTGTGGGATGCCCTGTCCACCGGGCGATCCGTCACAATGGATAGTTACAGAGAATATTTGCCTGCGCGAATAACGTGCTGTGCAACTTGTCGCCGCAGGCTGATCGTGTCTGCGGGATCGTGCTTCGCCAGCCTGCGCAAGATGGCGAGTTGCGTCCGCAGCATGTCTCCCTCAGCAACAGCCGCAATGATCCGGCGCGCCGCAAGCTCGATTTTCTCCATCGCCTGCGCGGCATAGATGCGGACCATTGCCACGGGAATCTCTGCGGAGCCTTTCTTCGACAGCTTCTCCGCACGAAGAATCGCCGACTCCATCGCGAAGACCTCGATGATCATATCGGCAATCGCGCTCATCACCTCTTGCTGATCGGCAAGCTGCTGCATGTACTTCTGCGTCGCGGCTCCGGCGGCAAACAAGGCTAGCTTCTTCGCACTCGACAGCAGTCCGAACTCCTCCGCGAGCGGTCCTTCGCGATCCTCTTTCTCAACCGGGCCAGCCATCACCTCGTCCATCAACTGTTTGATCGCTGGCATCAGAGCCAGCTTTCCGCTCATCGCCGACTTCATCAGCCAGCCTGTAATGATCAGGCGATTAATCTCGTTTGTGCCTTCAAAGATCCGGTTGATGCGCGAATCACGATAGGCACGCTCTGCCGGATACTCCTCGACATAACCGTAGCCTGCGTAAATCTGCAGCACCTCATCCACAACTTTGTCGAGCATCTCTGAATCCCATACCTTGCAGATGGAACACTCGACGGCGTAATCCTCAATCGCCTTCTGAATCGCAGCCGTATCATGCTTGTCCACGCCTGCCAGTGCCGTGTCGATCATGCCTACGGTGCGATAGCTCAGCGCTTCGCCGACGAAGACACCGACAGCGCAATCCGCCAGCTTCTCCTGAATGAGACCGAACTCCGAAATGGACTTCCCGAAGGCCTTGCGCTCCTTCGCATATCCGATGCCGCGCCCCAGACACATGCGCGCTGCGCCAACTGCCGCATTGCCCAGCTTGTATCGCCCTACGTTGAGGATGTTGAAGGCGATGTGATGCCCCTTGCCAACTTCGCCGAGCAGGTTCGATGCAGGAATCTTGCAATCGGCAAGAATCAGCGGACAGGTTGATGAACCACGAATGCCGAGCTTGTGCTCTTCCTTGCCAACCGTAAAGCCTGGCGTTCCCTTCTCCAC is a genomic window containing:
- a CDS encoding Ig-like domain repeat protein, which gives rise to MVTRRFVHRRVPAFFPSLAMALLLIGMMTPFLHAQRQLVAARTISSIEQGTDVVDAGVLPVSQPMRLTLRLAPTPERAAALDQLLANQTKVGSSEYHHWITPQQFASSYGVTDDQLAATTAWLASQGLSVDAVSPAKMRIVVSGTADRVQRAFSVSLRSYLVSGTQRYASTNLPSMPLAVSSTVAAVSGLDDMPASAKTRVAAISSAGVTTILSSDASDPLDAAASAIDANTSPILTLTTSDCTATQTAAEYEAYRALFRQASAQGITVVTSSACDQTAATQTANLADATAIVTAPVSAVTPEDARPAWQAAPGLPNDALRHTPDLTASSVEDFTKALTTIEQQSDGRQGNINATLYSLASTPDLYTQTDGANGTWESSTGLGNVDLKTLVKVFPKATGAISTTTALTADQYAVGYGTPITLKATITPSSYATANPTGTVTFTSAQGTIGSSQLSNGTASFTVSNLDVGTYSVTATYSGDSSYAGSASTSNVVITVSIVNATLTAVISPQQNVPYGSTATITATVALPNSSGSPSGTVSAQIQGITGSVYSATLSPNPGGNTATANINIDAPSPQTNAYTVQVTCAGNQDFQCQSPKNLTFTTTKGNTTTTLSLSPSAPLAGQPVTLTAVINNNGNGKLTYSFSGNVSFYDNGKLIATAAVATNQATTSQALSGNVQHSIVAKYSGDSNWNTSTSSPQSVQPILLPATLTLTSNTAKSLAGVNLILTATVYTTATNSVGPTGNVVFYDTFNGSVVQLGTATAVTPNGPNQSIAVFSTTGLLAGSHSIYAIYNGDANFNAATSSTLPITIADFTLTKVPQTLTLKAGQSGKAVMLLGMVGGFNGTVTFGCTPPPNTETTCSFSPITLTGGGSTTLQITTTAATTITQTSKNQRPDSQWNLIGGTALAALLWIGIPRRRAGWSKLLLLLAAVAVTANFGCGTGKTSSGSGGGGGGTITDPGTPLGTLTFTITTAGSDGVNTVRHTDQYQVTVQ
- a CDS encoding acyl-CoA dehydrogenase family protein; translation: MATMTTPISSEKKIIPGGSFLISNAAPADCFFPEDFSEEHRQIAQTTTEFATNEIVPLSDQIEAKDFSVTRKLIKQASELGLTSVDIPEEYGGLEMDKVTSAIIADNIAKQGSFSVAFSAHVGIGTLPIVWYGTEEQKKKYLPKLASGEFIGAYALSESTSGSDAVNARTRAVLSEDGKTYTLNGEKMWITNAGFADIFTIFAKCEVKEGKDAGKERLTAFLVEKGTPGFTVGKEEHKLGIRGSSTCPLILADCKIPASNLLGEVGKGHHIAFNILNVGRYKLGNAAVGAARMCLGRGIGYAKERKAFGKSISEFGLIQEKLADCAVGVFVGEALSYRTVGMIDTALAGVDKHDTAAIQKAIEDYAVECSICKVWDSEMLDKVVDEVLQIYAGYGYVEEYPAERAYRDSRINRIFEGTNEINRLIITGWLMKSAMSGKLALMPAIKQLMDEVMAGPVEKEDREGPLAEEFGLLSSAKKLALFAAGAATQKYMQQLADQQEVMSAIADMIIEVFAMESAILRAEKLSKKGSAEIPVAMVRIYAAQAMEKIELAARRIIAAVAEGDMLRTQLAILRRLAKHDPADTISLRRQVAQHVIRAGKYSL
- a CDS encoding protease pro-enzyme activation domain-containing protein, which codes for MSISSRLFSRISVLAFMAFGSLGQQLHAASQSRIQTAIQDGERATINKTIPARARLATDLGEAEANTALPLVTLYFNLTDAQQADLTQLLSDQQNPNSPQYHKWLTPQQFGARFGLSSSDMNKVKSWLQSKGLTVTSVAPSMNYVTVSGTVGQIESAFSTNIHAFSEDGVGHISNVTDPQLPIAIASLVAGVRGLNDFKPRAHSVVRPMYTSPKGNHYLAPGDFFTIYDVGPLLSQSINGSGITIAIVGQTDISTSDVATFRSLSGLPTNAPTIVTATGYRTGIVNSDVTEAQLDVEWSGAIAPNATIKFVTVGASSTASVVDALSYAVSTNAAPIISMSYGNCESAWGQSSINSINLILQQANAQGTTVIVASGDAGATDCDATGLASGGLAVDFPSSSPFATAAGGTMFSGDVSNASAYWNSSNTSNGTNSYAGSAKSYIPESPWNESSSSTGLTAGGSGGGGASAFFSKPSWQTGTGVPADSSRDVPDISLAAAASHDGYIVCSQGSCSNGFTNASGVFNIVGGTSAAAPSFAGMLALLEQKLGTGGLGNINPKLYGILNSQYYNNVFHDITSGNNSIACIQGTPNCQNGGSIGFSAGQGYDQASGLGSLDVANLVQYWSLVTPTAAVTTTQSSTTTLTATAATCGLTTNNYSFNVTVASAGSSTTTPTGTVQLFVDNAAVGSPVSLNNGTAQISLDTTKLSSGLHNVSAVYSGDSIFTGSKGALLSNTNNTGLVTQIDVVSTTSPDFSITPCASNLTVASGGTAQAVTLTVTPTAGFTGSINLTANSDTGDLLGYSFSVKPVTITSSSGAVTTQFVLTATVASSSVKTAAAHGSHGGSPWYVAGSGVTLAGLLLVTVPRRRRLGASLLAIVLSAAVVTASGCGGGSSSSSSSSSGSGGGTTTTPAAKGTYNITITGTGSSGSTSRVHSVVLTYTVQ